The sequence below is a genomic window from Silvanigrella paludirubra.
TTCTCCACAAGCATCGTCTAAACTCTTTCCTAAAATTGTTTTCTCTTGAATAGATTTAAGCAGACTTAAATGGCAATGACCGCCACTTACTGTAAGAGCTAATGCGGGAAATGAAATTTTTTGAGTTTCATGCCATATATTAATATCATTTTTAGGTGTAAATTTTTTAAGAAGTAAAGCGGGTGCTAAATGAGCATCGACATGATTTACAGAAATAAGTGGTATTTGAAGTGAAAGCGCAAGTCCACGAGCAAAAAGAACGCCCACCATTAAGGCCCCAATTAAGCCAGGTCCCATAGTCACTGCTATTGCATTTAATTCAGAGTTTTTTATTTTAGCTTTAGTTAAAGCTGTATTTGTAATATCATAAATTTTTGCTAAGTGGTCTCTTGCAGCAACTTCAGGTACAACTCCTCCAAAAGGAGCGTGACTTTCATTTTGTGATTCAACTTCATGAGCAAGAATATTAATTTTTGTGATGTTACCTTGATCATCTTTTAAAGCTTTTATGATAGAAACAGCAGTTTCATCACAAGAGCTTTCAATTGATAAAATTGTTAATTGCATAATAATGTTATTGGCCTTGGGAAGATTGATTTAAATTCGAAAGATTAGCGAGTCTTCCAGCTGCGGCTTTTCCTTCTGGAATATTAGGAAAAGATTTCGCACATTCTTGATAGTAAGATTTTGCAATCGCATTGTTTTTTAGATAAACATAACTATCTCCTGCAAGCAGAAGAGCTCTAGCATATTTTGTACCACTAGAAAAAAAGTCTACATAATTAGAAAAATCAATTGCAGCGCCTTTATAATCTTGAGTTTTGAATTTTGCCTCAGCTCTATATTCAAGTGCAGTTTGAATCATAGAATCTGTTGCTTCTGCGGCATTAATAATTAATGAGCTTTGATCAATAGTTTGTTTCATGTTACCTTGTTCAAAAGAAGCTTTTAAACTTTTATTAATTTCTGCTTGAGTTTGCATTTTAGCAGGAAGTTTTCCTTTACGGTTTATTCCTACTCTCGAGTTTGCAGAAAGTTCAATTCGGGCAATTTGTCTTTGAATATGTGTTAAGCTATCAGAAGAACTATTAAGAGAAATAACGTTAGAATCAGAGCTTGTGCCGCTTCCCGCATTTTCTTCTATTCGTTTGATTTTTGTTTTTAACTCATCAACAACACCTTGTGTTAATTGCAATTGTGTTTGTAAACTTTCAACATCACTTTTAGAAGACAGGGCTGTCTGAGTGGTATTGGATATTTGTTGATCTCGTTTGTTCAGTTGTTCTTGCATTTGAAAAACTTGACCTTGCAACTGCGTAATTGATGTTTGCAATTGATCTTGTCTAGAAGATGTTAAACAACTTTGAAATAAAAAACTTGAAGTGGCTAAAACGACTACCATCTTAAAGCGGGAACCTTTTATTAAATTGCTGTTATTATTTATTAAATTTGTTCTATTAAGATTTACTAGATAGTCTTTCATTGGATTCTCCAAAAAGGCTTAGGTCAGCTTGTTAGTTTAAGACAAGGAATGGGTTAAAATTGATGAATTGTATTTTGTGAAATACATCGTCCTCGAATGATAATTATATATCTTACTTTTGTATTTGTTCAAACTCTATTCTTTGTCCGTTTTTTCACCATTACTGAGTTGTTCATCGGGAGGAATATAATCATCAGGATTGTCATATAAAATTTTAAGATCAACCCTTCTATTTAAGGCTCTATCTTCTGGAGTGTCATTCTCTGCAATTGGTCTAGTATCACCAAAACCAGCTGGATAAATGGCTCCCTTTTTAAAATTTCCTGTTTCAATAAAAAATTTGGTTACAGCTGTAGCTCTTAAGCAACTAAGTTCCCAGTTTGTTAATCCATTTCTTTCAAATGCAATATTGTCTGTATGTCCTTCAACACGAATTAATCTGCCAATCCCTTTTAGGACATCTGCCACCCCTTTTAAAAGTGTTTTTGTTTCTGGTTTAAGTTCATAGGAGCCAGGATTAAAAAGAACTCGTGATAATAATGTTATTCTTATTCCATCTGGATCTCTTGCCACATAAATAACTCTATCTGCTGGTTTTTGAGCACTATCTGGAAATTGTTTTGCCCCATAAAGTCTTTCTGATAATTTTTGTTCAATTGCTTTTGCTTGAGCTGCAATAATAGCAGCTCTTTCTCTAATAATTCTTTGTAAAAGCTGTTCTCTACTTGTATTTCCTTTTACGTATTTAAAAATACTTTCCATTGAGTTTGGTCCTCTGGGAATAGTCCCATCTTCCTTGGGGACTTCTTCTTTTATACCAAAGGCAACCTGCATAGATTCTGTTACTTGTTTTACTTTAGAAGTATTAACAACGGCAATAGCATAAAGTACCACAAACAAAGCAAACAATAATGTCATCATGTCCGCAAATGCGACAAGCCAACGTTCATGGTTTTCAAATTCGGGGCACTTTTTCTTTTTTGGCATTAGTGAGTCAT
It includes:
- the tsaD gene encoding tRNA (adenosine(37)-N6)-threonylcarbamoyltransferase complex transferase subunit TsaD, which translates into the protein MQLTILSIESSCDETAVSIIKALKDDQGNITKINILAHEVESQNESHAPFGGVVPEVAARDHLAKIYDITNTALTKAKIKNSELNAIAVTMGPGLIGALMVGVLFARGLALSLQIPLISVNHVDAHLAPALLLKKFTPKNDINIWHETQKISFPALALTVSGGHCHLSLLKSIQEKTILGKSLDDACGEAFDKVAKLLGLNYPGGPFIEVLAKEAELKGNTNEFSFPSKPSNKENRYNFSYSGIKTAVMEVIRKETGIKKGKITGKDLSIEKKQSIAYAFQQAAINQLYDRVENALKDNPEIQTILIAGGVAQNLKFREIFSSINKQVIFAPPSLCSDNATMIGLQALLNSNQNGFNDHPYAKYF
- a CDS encoding OmpA/MotB family protein — encoded protein: MPKKKKCPEFENHERWLVAFADMMTLLFALFVVLYAIAVVNTSKVKQVTESMQVAFGIKEEVPKEDGTIPRGPNSMESIFKYVKGNTSREQLLQRIIRERAAIIAAQAKAIEQKLSERLYGAKQFPDSAQKPADRVIYVARDPDGIRITLLSRVLFNPGSYELKPETKTLLKGVADVLKGIGRLIRVEGHTDNIAFERNGLTNWELSCLRATAVTKFFIETGNFKKGAIYPAGFGDTRPIAENDTPEDRALNRRVDLKILYDNPDDYIPPDEQLSNGEKTDKE
- a CDS encoding tetratricopeptide repeat protein; its protein translation is MKDYLVNLNRTNLINNNSNLIKGSRFKMVVVLATSSFLFQSCLTSSRQDQLQTSITQLQGQVFQMQEQLNKRDQQISNTTQTALSSKSDVESLQTQLQLTQGVVDELKTKIKRIEENAGSGTSSDSNVISLNSSSDSLTHIQRQIARIELSANSRVGINRKGKLPAKMQTQAEINKSLKASFEQGNMKQTIDQSSLIINAAEATDSMIQTALEYRAEAKFKTQDYKGAAIDFSNYVDFFSSGTKYARALLLAGDSYVYLKNNAIAKSYYQECAKSFPNIPEGKAAAGRLANLSNLNQSSQGQ